In a single window of the Acyrthosiphon pisum isolate AL4f chromosome X, pea_aphid_22Mar2018_4r6ur, whole genome shotgun sequence genome:
- the LOC100169150 gene encoding uncharacterized protein LOC100169150, whose protein sequence is MTAIVKLFRKEMVAMTVTLVLMLLVTTAAASVLPSEPVVTAEQGPAGQQKKLGGHMSAKDLYHSMEMGEQERLESLGGNADEEDDSEKDSGDSLLSMTGGGDDDNDIDQENLTDLLTCMSCSGELPAQWDERNAHLNEQSYCLSDGGQPMTQDNGNLDKVDEEINLCSGAVRCWKAKVRENGGVVRISRGCMGGGHGGGHRHSTRTKAELHPCMGAISNDSTTNNNDSSKQPRSMVWTSSHTYSSASAGQPQPPSYTIECCNGRDRCNDGPFPSLSGGSFSVIDDKGSLLAAVAWWRWSSISVAALLIVVVIVATFTLKKRKRRNRSSRRSKRRNRSTRHDDDGNSDDSDKKRPRHLSLSSMSSSLSSVVSSSSCCEGKKRSRRKQHNVTALTMVDLLKGVVVTNEKTAGDENTYGSSSNRPSYTIEYSPAAMTEFTVDDDVLPPPYQRRNDNLPKDFQEDTSGSGYGMPVLVQRTMAKQIQLGQLVGKGRYGEVWRATYWNGGHEHVAVKIFLSKDEPSWKRETEIYSTVLMRHDNILGFIGSDIMTSSNSYTQLLLITHYHEHGSLYDFLQTPAAVAAGATCNGYDIDRDRPPLTVDQMLNVLYTVACGLNHLHNQIHATQGKPGIAHRDIKSKNVLVKCAKTGACCVADFGMAVTSQDATLPIQLTAAAGTNQNTRVGTKRYMAPEVLDDSISTSIALALASASTTATVASLTSSTAESIAAADSSSPAYLCFRAYCRCDMYSYGLVMWEVLSRTLIASDVGQFTQQPNDNQQQPCTDNRYNPYVYRAPYQDRGVGWDPGFEDMRRVVCSADPEQNRPGVAAEWCADPIIKTVVLTMKECWSSRVNTRLESMRAKKTLAKLIEQYSATETERQRKSELEPVNNEN, encoded by the exons GCGAACCGGTGGTGACCGCTGAACAAGGGCCTGCCGGACAGCAGAAAAAACTTGGAGGGCATATGTCAGCTAAGGATCTGTACCACTCAATGGAGATGGGCGAACAGGAAAGACTTGAAAGCCTCGGTGGCAACGCCGACGAGGAGGACGATAGCGAAAAAGATAGTGGTGATTCGCTACTGTCCATGACGGGCGGTGGTGACGACGACAATGACATCGACCAAGAGAATCTGACTGATTTGCTGACTTGCATGTCATGTTCGGGTGAGTTGCCTGCGCAGTGGGACGAGCGAAACGCTCACTTAAACGAACAGTCGTACTGTTTGTCCGACGGAGGCCAACCAATGACGCAAGACAACGGTAACTTGGATAAGGTAGACGAAGAAATAAACTTGTGTTCAGGGGCCGTGCgc TGCTGGAAAGCAAAAGTACGCGAAAACGGTGGCGTCGTGCGCATAAGTCGTGGCTGTATGGGTGGTGGACATGGTGGTGGCCACCGACATTCAACCCGAACCAAAGCAGAACTGCATCCTTGCATGGGTGCTATTAGTAATGATTCGACGACAAATAACAATGATAGCTCAAAGCAACCTCGGTCCATGGTTTGGACGTCGTCGCATACTTATTCATCCGCGTCCGCCGGCCAGCCACAACCACCTAGTTATACAATCGAATGTTGCAACGGCCGTGATCGCTGCAACGACGGCCCGTTTCCATCATTATCGGGCGGCAGCTTTTCAGTGATAGACGACAAAGGTTCTCTGCTCGCGGCTGTGGCTTGGTGGCGATGGTCATCCATCTCTGTGGCGGCGTTACTGATCGTCGTCGTTATCGTGGCCACATTCACGTTGAAGAAGAGGAAACGGCGAAATAGAAGCAGTAGAAGGAGCAAACGGCGAAATCGGAGTACTCGCCACGATGACGATGGTAATAGTGATGACAGTGATAAAAAGAGACCCCGACATTTGTCGCTTTCGTCaatgtcgtcgtcgttgtcatcAGTGGTGTCATCATCGTCTTGTTGCGAAGGGAAGAAGAGAAGTAGGAGGAAACAACATAACGTGACCGCTTTAACCATGGTCGACTTACTCAAGGGCGTCGTGGTAACCAACGAGAAGACAGCTGGTGATGAAAATACATACGGCAGTAGCAGCAACCGACCGTCCTACACAATAGAGTACTCACCGGCTGCCATGACCGAATTTACGGTCGATGATGACGTTTTGCCGCCACCGTACCAACGACGGAACGACAACCTTCCAAAAGATTTCCAAGAAGATACCAGTGGCAGCGGGTATGGTATGCCCGTGCTGGTTCAACGTACTATGGCCAAGCAGATACAACTCGGGCAACTCGTCGGCAAGGGCCGTTATGGTGAGGTTTGGCGAGCCACTTACTGGAATGGTGGTCATGAGCACGTGGCCGTCAAAATATTCTTATCGAAAGACGAGCCATCGTGGAAGCGGGAAACAGAAATCTACAG CACGGTTCTGATGAGACACGACAATATATTAGGTTTTATTGGTTCCGACATCATGACTTCAAGCAACTCATACACGCAGTTACTACTCATTACCCATTATCATGAACATGGATCATTATACGATTTTCTGCAGACCCCTGCCGCCGTAGCCGCTGGTGCTACGTGCAATGGATATGACATCGACCGCGACAGGCCGCCGCTCACGGTGGACCAAATGTTAAACGTGCTGTACACTGTGGCCTGCGGGTTGAATCACCTGCACAATCAAATCCATGCCACACAG GGTAAACCAGGAATCGCGCACCGGGACATAAAGAGTAAAAACGTGCTGGTAAAATGCGCAAAGACGGGCGCATGTTGTGTAGCTGATTTTGGAATGGCCGTCACTAGCCAGGATGCGACGCTCCCAATTCAATTAACGGCAGCCGCGGGTACCAACCAAAATACGAGAGTGGGCACAAAGCGGTACATGGCGCCTGAGGTTTTGGATGACAG tATATCCACCTCGATTGCATTGGCATTGGCTTCTGCGTCCACTACGGCAACGGTGGCGTCTTTGACCTCCTCCACTGCTGAATCTATCGCCGCTGCTGATTCTTCTTCACCCGCATATCTGTGCTTCAGGGCGTATTGCAGATGTGACATGTACTCATACGGACTTGTCATGTGGGAAGTCTTGTCCAGAACACTCATCGCATCTGACGTTGGACAATTTACACAACAACCAAATGACAATCAACAACAACCTTGCACAGATAACAGATACAACCCATACGTGTACCGAGCACCGTACCAAGACCGTGGCGTTGGCTGGGATCCTGGATTTGAAGACATGCGTCGTGTCGTATGTTCTGCTGATCCTGAACAGAATCGTCCTGGCGTGGCTGCTGAGTGGTGTGCTGACCCG ataataaagactGTAGTGCTGACAATGAAAGAATGCTGGTCAAGCCGTGTTAACACCCGCCTGGAATCGATGCGTGCTAAAAAGACTCTAGCTAAGCTCATTGAGCAATATTCCGCCACAGAGACTGAACGGCAGCGTAAATCAGAGCTTGAACCAGTTAATAATGAAAACTAA